A part of Streptomyces sp. NBC_00557 genomic DNA contains:
- a CDS encoding MFS transporter, which yields MPPHALKRPTLLALCACVLVAQSMVAAINLLIPQLSSSALHPSHTEILWTVDAYVIVFAGLLVPAGALGDRYGRKGALLAGLALFAAGAATSALASAPPVLIAGRGLSGAGAALITPATLSLLMRLSAPEHRARAMGAWTLSIGLGGAAGNLGGGLAGQFLTWRALFAVMIPLAAALAVAVALTVPRTERTTGNPDPLGTLLLTAGLVAVLFGIIEGPTYGWSSARILGAFAAGALLIAGFTGHALRAPSPLFDPRVFGSPRLRAASLGTATCFFGLFSLFFVNSQYLQEIKGFGVAVTGVAILPLVFGMAAAQKLATRWAGRPRAVIGAGLALIGLGLLGASTADAGTPYPVFVCWLLVISAGAGLSIPALTVGVVTSLPPHQAGLGSGLGTTARETGAALGVAVTGTVLSAHTDLPHGMGPALRTVGVVVLAATALVVAGYGRRPEGARGTARVSRQGAGHGNARHPRQRDAERLPDLRNS from the coding sequence AAACGCCCCACCCTGCTCGCGCTGTGCGCCTGCGTCCTGGTCGCGCAGAGCATGGTCGCCGCCATCAACCTCCTGATACCGCAGCTGAGTTCGTCGGCGCTGCACCCCTCGCACACCGAGATCCTGTGGACCGTCGACGCCTACGTCATCGTCTTCGCGGGCCTGCTCGTCCCGGCCGGCGCGCTCGGCGACCGGTACGGTCGCAAGGGCGCCCTGCTCGCCGGCCTCGCCCTGTTCGCGGCGGGCGCCGCCACCAGCGCGCTCGCCTCCGCCCCGCCCGTGCTGATCGCCGGCCGGGGCCTGTCCGGCGCCGGAGCCGCCCTGATCACCCCGGCCACCCTCTCCCTCCTCATGCGGCTGTCCGCGCCCGAGCACCGGGCCCGCGCGATGGGCGCCTGGACGCTGTCGATCGGTCTGGGCGGCGCGGCCGGCAACCTGGGCGGCGGCCTGGCCGGGCAGTTCCTCACCTGGCGCGCCCTGTTCGCGGTGATGATCCCGCTGGCCGCCGCCCTCGCCGTGGCCGTCGCCCTCACCGTCCCCCGCACCGAACGCACCACCGGAAACCCCGACCCGCTCGGCACGCTGCTGCTCACCGCGGGCCTGGTCGCGGTCCTGTTCGGCATCATCGAGGGCCCGACGTACGGCTGGAGCTCCGCGCGCATCCTCGGCGCCTTCGCCGCGGGCGCCCTGCTGATCGCCGGTTTCACCGGGCACGCCCTGCGTGCGCCCTCGCCGCTGTTCGACCCGCGCGTCTTCGGCTCCCCGCGCCTGAGGGCGGCCTCCCTCGGCACGGCCACCTGCTTCTTCGGCCTGTTCTCCCTGTTCTTCGTCAACTCGCAGTATCTGCAGGAGATCAAGGGATTCGGGGTGGCGGTCACCGGGGTGGCGATCCTGCCGCTGGTGTTCGGGATGGCCGCCGCGCAGAAGCTGGCCACCCGCTGGGCCGGCCGCCCCCGCGCGGTCATCGGCGCCGGTCTCGCCCTGATCGGCCTCGGCCTGCTGGGCGCGTCCACCGCCGACGCGGGCACGCCCTACCCGGTGTTCGTCTGCTGGCTGCTGGTCATCTCGGCCGGCGCCGGACTGTCCATCCCGGCCCTGACGGTCGGCGTGGTCACCTCGCTTCCGCCCCACCAGGCCGGCCTCGGCTCCGGTCTCGGCACGACGGCGAGGGAGACGGGCGCGGCCCTGGGCGTCGCCGTCACGGGAACGGTCCTGTCGGCCCACACCGACCTGCCGCACGGCATGGGGCCTGCGCTGCGAACGGTGGGGGTGGTGGTGCTGGCGGCCACGGCGCTGGTGGTGGCCGGGTACGGCAGGCGCCCCGAAGGGGCGCGGGGCACTGCGCGAGTGAGCCGCCAGGGGGCCGGACACGGCAACGCCCGGCACCCCCGACAGCGGGATGCCGAGCGTTTGCCCGACCTGCGGAACTCCTAG
- a CDS encoding malate dehydrogenase: protein MTRTPVNVTVTGAAGQIGYALLFRIASGQLLGADVPVKLRLLEITPALKAAEGTAMELDDCAFPLLQGIDITDDPNVAFDGANVALLVGARPRTKGMERGDLLEANGGIFKPQGKAINDHAADDIKVLVVGNPANTNALIAQAAAPDVPAERFTAMTRLDHNRAITQLAKKTGSSVADIKRLTIWGNHSATQYPDIFHATVAGKNAAEVVNDEKWLAEDFIPTVAKRGAAIIEARGASSAASAANAAIDHVHTWVNGTAEGDWTSMGIPSDGSYGVPEGLISSFPVTCKDGKYEIVQGLDINEFSRARIDASVKELEEEREAVRSLGLI from the coding sequence ATGACCCGCACTCCCGTGAACGTCACCGTCACCGGCGCGGCCGGCCAGATCGGTTACGCCCTGCTCTTCCGCATCGCCTCCGGCCAGCTGCTCGGCGCGGACGTGCCGGTCAAGCTGCGCCTGCTGGAGATCACCCCGGCCCTGAAGGCCGCCGAGGGCACGGCCATGGAGCTCGACGACTGCGCTTTCCCGCTGCTCCAGGGCATCGACATCACCGACGACCCGAACGTCGCCTTCGACGGCGCCAACGTGGCCCTCCTGGTCGGCGCCCGCCCCCGCACCAAGGGCATGGAGCGCGGTGACCTCCTCGAGGCCAACGGCGGCATCTTCAAGCCGCAGGGCAAGGCCATCAACGACCACGCCGCGGACGACATCAAGGTCCTCGTCGTCGGCAACCCGGCCAACACCAACGCGCTCATCGCGCAGGCCGCCGCGCCGGACGTACCCGCCGAGCGCTTCACCGCGATGACCCGCCTGGACCACAACCGCGCGATCACGCAGCTCGCGAAGAAGACGGGTTCGTCGGTCGCCGACATCAAGCGGCTGACCATCTGGGGCAACCACTCCGCCACCCAGTACCCGGACATCTTCCACGCCACGGTCGCCGGCAAGAACGCCGCCGAGGTCGTGAACGACGAGAAGTGGCTCGCCGAGGACTTCATCCCGACCGTCGCCAAGCGCGGCGCGGCCATCATCGAGGCCCGCGGCGCGTCGTCGGCCGCCTCCGCCGCGAACGCCGCGATCGACCACGTGCACACCTGGGTCAACGGCACCGCCGAGGGCGACTGGACCTCCATGGGCATCCCGTCCGACGGCTCCTACGGCGTTCCGGAGGGCCTGATCTCCTCCTTCCCGGTCACCTGCAAGGACGGCAAGTACGAGATCGTCCAGGGCCTGGACATCAACGAGTTCTCCCGTGCCCGCATCGACGCGTCGGTGAAGGAGCTGGAGGAGGAGCGCGAGGCGGTGCGCTCCCTGGGCCTCATCTAG
- a CDS encoding helix-turn-helix domain-containing protein: MPRWKVLPEELDPQIREFTSQMRRLVDRSGLSVAALADRTGYSKTSWERYLGGRLLAPKGAVVALAEVTGASPVHLTTMWELAERAWSRAEMRYDRTMEAIRIAQARAALGEFGAAEATGGPSGRKADGAGSVPGVAGPSGISPTIPTQPTAPDADARDAGPRDRVGPGGRGASDGSVRGDGSGPGRKAGEGSRRGSADGAGRGAGEASGSGGNSWGLAGYRGPSRASGLPGADAAGGAEAGAGAVNGVRPGVPSGGPGQTPTVSTPYDGGPEAPRAAGGTPAPGNAVRQRVIMFLAGLVGVAVVIGAVFFLTDRGGTKHRTAARSTAPTAAAHTSPPPGVRCTGSACDGKDAEAMGCSGELVTTAKTAVLGTTTLEVRYSKACGTAWGRITGAAAGDRVQVVAGKARQSGQTSGAGDTIAYTPMVAVRNAAEAKACATLASGRTGCTK; the protein is encoded by the coding sequence ATGCCTCGTTGGAAAGTCCTGCCCGAGGAACTGGACCCGCAGATCAGGGAGTTCACCAGCCAGATGCGGCGGCTCGTGGACCGCAGCGGGCTCAGCGTCGCCGCACTCGCCGATCGCACGGGCTACAGCAAGACGTCCTGGGAGCGCTACCTGGGCGGCCGGCTCCTGGCGCCCAAGGGAGCGGTCGTCGCGCTCGCCGAGGTCACCGGCGCCAGTCCCGTGCATCTGACGACGATGTGGGAGCTGGCCGAACGCGCTTGGAGCCGGGCCGAGATGCGGTACGACCGCACGATGGAGGCGATCCGCATCGCCCAGGCGCGGGCCGCGCTGGGGGAGTTCGGCGCGGCGGAGGCGACCGGCGGCCCCTCCGGCCGCAAGGCCGACGGCGCCGGCTCGGTCCCGGGCGTCGCCGGCCCGTCCGGCATCTCCCCGACCATCCCCACCCAGCCGACGGCCCCGGACGCCGACGCCCGGGACGCCGGGCCGCGGGACCGGGTGGGCCCGGGTGGGCGCGGGGCGAGCGATGGCTCGGTGCGGGGCGACGGCTCCGGACCGGGGCGGAAGGCGGGTGAAGGCTCCCGGCGCGGGTCGGCCGACGGTGCGGGACGCGGGGCCGGCGAGGCGTCCGGCTCCGGGGGCAACTCGTGGGGGCTGGCCGGGTATCGGGGGCCGTCCAGGGCGAGCGGCCTACCGGGCGCCGACGCGGCCGGGGGTGCGGAGGCCGGCGCAGGCGCCGTGAACGGTGTGCGGCCCGGCGTGCCGTCCGGCGGACCGGGCCAGACCCCGACCGTCTCGACGCCGTACGACGGCGGGCCCGAGGCGCCCCGCGCCGCCGGGGGCACCCCGGCCCCGGGGAACGCCGTACGGCAGCGGGTGATCATGTTCCTCGCGGGGCTGGTCGGTGTCGCCGTCGTCATCGGCGCCGTCTTCTTCCTCACCGACCGCGGCGGCACGAAGCACCGGACCGCCGCCAGGTCGACGGCCCCGACCGCCGCCGCGCACACGAGCCCGCCGCCCGGCGTCCGGTGCACCGGCTCCGCCTGCGACGGAAAGGACGCCGAGGCCATGGGGTGCAGCGGCGAACTGGTGACCACCGCCAAGACCGCCGTGCTCGGCACCACCACCCTGGAGGTCCGCTACAGCAAGGCCTGCGGCACCGCCTGGGGCCGGATCACCGGAGCCGCCGCGGGTGACCGGGTGCAGGTCGTCGCCGGGAAGGCACGGCAGAGCGGACAGACCTCCGGGGCCGGCGACACCATCGCGTACACCCCCATGGTCGCCGTGCGGAACGCGGCGGAGGCGAAGGCCTGCGCCACGCTGGCGTCCGGCCGCACGGGCTGCACGAAGTAG
- a CDS encoding DUF3017 domain-containing protein yields the protein MPAEGARAGAFTRGTHGAGERPERTSRRFPRITRDTARPEGGGRAASGDAPAPARQWPLLVVLIGVAAGLLLTALDLFRAGTLLAGAALLAGAVMRWTLPSVGMLAVRSRFTDIATYGILGLAIVLLAMMAQPNPWLQIPFLKDLLHVTLSNSK from the coding sequence GTGCCGGCTGAGGGCGCCCGGGCGGGGGCGTTCACCCGCGGTACGCACGGCGCCGGGGAGCGGCCGGAGCGGACCAGCCGCCGCTTCCCGCGGATCACCAGGGACACGGCGCGGCCGGAGGGCGGCGGCCGGGCCGCCTCCGGTGACGCCCCGGCCCCGGCGCGGCAGTGGCCCCTGCTGGTCGTGCTCATCGGGGTGGCGGCCGGCCTGCTGCTGACCGCCCTCGACCTGTTCCGCGCCGGCACCCTGCTGGCGGGCGCCGCCCTGCTGGCCGGAGCCGTGATGCGCTGGACGCTGCCGAGCGTCGGCATGCTCGCGGTCCGCTCCCGGTTCACGGACATCGCCACCTACGGCATCCTCGGCCTCGCGATCGTCCTGCTCGCGATGATGGCCCAGCCGAACCCGTGGCTGCAGATCCCGTTCCTGAAGGACCTCCTGCACGTCACGCTCAGCAACAGCAAATAG
- a CDS encoding bifunctional methylenetetrahydrofolate dehydrogenase/methenyltetrahydrofolate cyclohydrolase: MTAQILDGKATAAAIKSDLTARVAALKEKGVTPGLGTILVGDDPGSQKYVAGKHRDCAQVGIASIQRELPATATQEEIEAVVRELNEDPACTGYIVQLPLPKGIDENRILELMDPAKDADGLHPMNLGRLVLNEPAPLPCTPNGILSLLRAHGVEIKGAEVVVVGRGVTIGRPMPLLLTRRSENATVTQCHTGTRDLSAHLRRADIIIAAAGSPHLIRAEDVKPGAAVLDVGVSRNAEGKIVGDVHPDVTEVAGWISPNPGGVGPMTRAQLLVNVVEAAERSAG, translated from the coding sequence ATGACCGCCCAGATTCTCGATGGCAAGGCCACCGCAGCCGCGATCAAGTCCGATCTGACCGCCCGCGTGGCGGCGCTGAAGGAGAAGGGCGTCACGCCCGGCCTCGGCACGATCCTGGTCGGGGACGACCCCGGCAGCCAGAAGTACGTCGCCGGCAAGCACCGCGACTGCGCGCAGGTCGGCATCGCCTCCATCCAGCGCGAGCTGCCCGCCACCGCCACCCAGGAGGAGATCGAGGCGGTCGTCCGGGAGCTGAACGAGGACCCGGCCTGCACCGGCTACATCGTCCAGCTGCCGCTGCCCAAGGGCATCGACGAGAACCGCATCCTGGAGCTGATGGACCCGGCCAAGGACGCCGACGGCCTGCACCCGATGAACCTCGGCCGGCTCGTGCTGAACGAGCCCGCGCCGCTGCCCTGCACCCCGAACGGCATCCTCTCCCTGCTGCGCGCCCACGGCGTGGAGATCAAGGGCGCCGAGGTCGTCGTGGTCGGCCGCGGCGTGACCATCGGCCGTCCGATGCCGCTGCTGCTCACCCGGCGCAGCGAGAACGCCACCGTGACGCAGTGCCACACCGGCACCCGCGACCTGTCCGCCCACCTCAGGCGCGCCGACATCATCATCGCGGCGGCCGGCTCCCCGCACCTGATCCGCGCCGAGGACGTCAAGCCGGGCGCCGCCGTCCTGGACGTCGGCGTCTCCCGCAACGCCGAGGGCAAGATCGTCGGTGACGTCCACCCGGACGTCACCGAGGTGGCCGGCTGGATCTCCCCGAACCCCGGCGGCGTGGGCCCGATGACCCGGGCGCAGCTGCTGGTCAACGTGGTCGAGGCGGCGGAGCGCAGTGCCGGCTGA
- a CDS encoding RDD family protein, with protein sequence MSFGSPNPYGQPQEPQQPYGYPQQGQPGYGTPQPPGVPPQQGYGYPQAPQAGYPGFPQQAGYPGYPGYGTQPTYANWGQRFLSRLIDTILFAVPYGVIILGAKATPILSIVGFLGLVALFVYQVVQEGKTGQTIGKKAIGTRTLKEDTGQPLGGGMAFVRQLAHFLDSLPCYLGYLWPAWDAKRQTFADKVCGSIVVKDQ encoded by the coding sequence ATGAGTTTCGGCTCACCCAACCCCTACGGCCAGCCCCAGGAACCCCAGCAGCCGTACGGCTACCCGCAGCAGGGCCAGCCCGGTTACGGCACCCCGCAGCCCCCCGGCGTCCCGCCGCAGCAGGGCTACGGCTACCCGCAGGCGCCGCAGGCCGGCTACCCCGGCTTCCCCCAGCAGGCCGGATACCCCGGTTACCCCGGTTACGGCACGCAGCCGACGTACGCGAACTGGGGGCAGCGCTTCCTCAGCAGGCTGATCGACACCATCCTGTTCGCCGTGCCGTACGGCGTGATCATCCTCGGCGCCAAGGCCACGCCGATCCTGTCGATCGTCGGCTTCCTCGGCCTGGTCGCCCTCTTCGTCTACCAGGTGGTGCAGGAGGGCAAGACCGGCCAGACCATCGGCAAGAAGGCGATCGGCACCCGCACGCTCAAGGAGGACACCGGTCAGCCGCTCGGCGGCGGCATGGCGTTCGTGCGGCAGCTGGCCCACTTCCTGGACAGCCTGCCCTGCTACCTCGGCTACCTGTGGCCGGCGTGGGACGCCAAGCGGCAGACGTTCGCCGACAAGGTGTGCGGCTCGATCGTCGTCAAGGACCAGTGA
- a CDS encoding FHA domain-containing protein — translation MYSIIVVPPPTTEDRQDRTAQIRLAPGERLSFGRAPENGLTIPHDGVSRRAGELCAQGAFWILSNLSARQTYVVENPEGAGEHIKVGPGRLDAPVPFEFSRIVLPAAGDLLTVEVWAPRHDYLREGAGPDGDTTAPAFSVDRTKRYFAVLAALCEPRLRGDPHAPLPTVDQVVDRLRPAWPAASRASVQWNIDYLAVKLRLKPGPETAETGPRLNGKKESLVSLALRFDLVREDDLVVLSGSVSRAAR, via the coding sequence TTGTACAGCATCATCGTCGTACCTCCGCCGACCACGGAGGACCGACAGGACCGCACCGCCCAGATCCGGCTCGCCCCCGGTGAACGCCTCAGCTTCGGGCGGGCGCCGGAGAACGGTCTGACGATCCCGCACGACGGGGTCTCCCGCCGGGCCGGCGAACTCTGCGCGCAGGGCGCGTTCTGGATACTGAGCAACCTCTCCGCCCGGCAGACGTACGTCGTGGAGAACCCCGAGGGCGCCGGCGAGCACATCAAGGTCGGGCCCGGCCGGCTGGACGCGCCCGTCCCGTTCGAGTTCTCCCGGATCGTGCTGCCCGCCGCCGGGGACCTGCTGACCGTCGAGGTGTGGGCGCCGCGCCACGACTACCTGCGCGAGGGCGCCGGACCGGACGGCGACACCACCGCGCCCGCCTTCTCCGTCGACCGCACCAAGCGCTACTTCGCCGTCCTGGCCGCCCTGTGCGAGCCCCGGCTGCGCGGCGACCCGCACGCCCCGCTGCCCACCGTCGACCAGGTCGTCGACCGGCTGCGCCCCGCCTGGCCGGCCGCCTCGCGCGCCTCGGTGCAGTGGAACATCGACTACCTCGCCGTGAAGCTGCGGCTCAAGCCCGGCCCGGAGACCGCGGAGACCGGTCCGCGCCTCAACGGCAAGAAGGAGTCCCTGGTCTCCCTGGCCCTCCGCTTCGACCTCGTACGGGAGGACGACCTGGTCGTGCTGTCCGGGTCCGTGAGCCGGGCGGCCCGGTGA
- a CDS encoding protein kinase domain-containing protein yields the protein MTEPYAVPVPRGYRVGVWDVREPIATGAFGSVYAGRRTEDSGELPATAALKFLPTGTGTPRQLAHLRDLIEREVRLHRRLSRPRLIRMYESLVVDDPGRPELDGATVLVLERAESSLAALLAAAPRPGAGPALLAQICEGLAQLHRAGWVHGDLKPANVLLMADGSARLADFNMAAELEGTHAYTPAFSTPDYTPPELLWSEIGERGRRIRPSADVWAFGVLAHLVLTGSFPLSGATPTARRDAAAAYARGTDALRLSPELPDVWREIVRDCLARTHAARLGTEELLRRVEAAAGTGRPPRLPRLLRRRRRRRTLVAGAALTIAAVTALGYGIGAWPDAGGTDDKALASYGASELRTDKGVPAAYRKLIVDAAHDCSQPEVTPALIAAMLKAESDFDPDLSDPGNQEYGIARWTPSVLRWWIQDNGVPASATPTPPLSPSVSIPAMGRYLCFMDARLKPGLPGDKRVLIAAAYRTSYSKVNATGGVPPKYRAYCARVAHYLKEYTPPGRT from the coding sequence GTGACCGAGCCGTACGCCGTTCCGGTGCCCCGGGGCTACCGGGTCGGCGTCTGGGATGTGCGCGAACCGATCGCGACCGGCGCCTTCGGCAGCGTGTACGCGGGCCGGCGCACCGAGGACTCCGGGGAGCTGCCGGCGACCGCGGCGCTGAAGTTCCTGCCCACCGGCACCGGCACCCCGCGCCAGCTGGCCCATCTGCGCGACCTCATCGAGCGCGAGGTCCGCCTGCACCGCAGGCTGAGCCGGCCGCGGCTGATCCGGATGTACGAGTCCCTCGTCGTCGACGACCCGGGCCGCCCCGAACTCGACGGCGCCACCGTGCTGGTGCTGGAGCGGGCCGAGAGCTCCCTGGCGGCGCTGCTCGCCGCCGCGCCCCGCCCCGGGGCCGGGCCCGCCCTGCTCGCCCAGATCTGCGAGGGGCTGGCCCAGCTGCACCGGGCGGGCTGGGTGCACGGGGACCTGAAACCGGCCAACGTGCTGCTGATGGCGGACGGTTCGGCCCGGCTCGCCGACTTCAACATGGCCGCCGAACTGGAGGGCACCCACGCCTACACCCCCGCCTTCTCCACGCCCGACTACACCCCGCCCGAGCTGCTCTGGTCGGAGATCGGCGAACGCGGCCGCCGCATCCGCCCGTCCGCCGACGTCTGGGCCTTCGGCGTGCTCGCCCATCTCGTCCTCACCGGCTCCTTCCCGCTGTCCGGCGCCACCCCTACCGCCCGCCGGGACGCGGCCGCCGCCTACGCGCGCGGCACGGACGCATTACGCCTCTCCCCCGAACTCCCGGACGTCTGGCGGGAGATCGTGCGGGACTGCCTGGCCCGCACGCACGCGGCGCGCCTCGGCACCGAGGAGCTGCTGCGCCGGGTGGAGGCGGCCGCCGGCACCGGCCGCCCGCCCCGCCTGCCCCGGCTGCTCCGGCGGCGCCGACGCCGGCGGACGCTCGTCGCGGGCGCGGCCCTGACGATCGCCGCCGTGACGGCCCTCGGCTACGGCATCGGCGCGTGGCCCGACGCCGGCGGCACGGACGACAAGGCCCTGGCCTCGTACGGCGCCTCCGAACTGCGCACGGACAAGGGCGTACCGGCCGCCTACCGCAAGCTCATCGTCGACGCCGCACACGACTGTTCCCAGCCCGAGGTCACTCCCGCGCTCATCGCCGCGATGCTGAAGGCCGAGAGCGACTTCGACCCGGACCTCTCCGATCCCGGGAACCAGGAGTACGGCATCGCCCGCTGGACCCCGTCCGTGCTGCGCTGGTGGATCCAGGACAACGGCGTACCCGCGTCCGCGACCCCCACGCCACCGCTGTCGCCCTCCGTCTCCATCCCGGCCATGGGCCGCTACCTGTGCTTCATGGACGCCCGGCTGAAACCCGGCCTGCCCGGCGACAAGCGGGTCCTGATCGCCGCCGCCTACCGGACGTCGTACTCGAAGGTGAACGCCACCGGCGGCGTTCCCCCGAAGTACCGCGCCTACTGCGCCCGTGTCGCCCACTACCTGAAGGAGTACACGCCGCCGGGAAGGACGTGA
- the purH gene encoding bifunctional phosphoribosylaminoimidazolecarboxamide formyltransferase/IMP cyclohydrolase, which translates to MTATAESNKRPIRRALVSVYDKTGLEDLARGLHEAGVELVSTGSTAGRIAAAGVPVTKVEELTGFPECLDGRVKTLHPRVHAGILADLRLDSHREQLAELGVEPFDLVVVNLYPFRETVASGASDDECVEQIDIGGPSMVRAAAKNHPSVAVVTSPERYADVLAAVKDGGFDLAARKRLAAEAFRHTAAYDVAVASWFASSYAPVDESGFPDFLGATYERKNTLRYGENPHQGAALYVDGTGGLAEAEQLHGKEMSYNNYTDTDAARRAAYDHDEPCVAIIKHANPCGIAVGSDVAEAHRKAHACDPVSAYGGVIAVNRPVSREMAEQVAEIFTEVIVAPDYEEGALEALTKKKNIRVLKAPGAPCNRVEAKQVDGGVLLQVTDRLQADGDDPANWTLASGEALSEDELKELAFAWKACRAVKSNAILLAKDGASVGVGMGQVNRVDSCRLAVERAGEERARGSYAASDAFFPFPDGPEILIAAGVRAIVQPGGSIRDEQVVEAARKAGVTMYFTGTRHFFH; encoded by the coding sequence GTGACCGCCACCGCCGAGAGCAACAAGCGGCCGATTCGCCGGGCGCTCGTCAGCGTCTACGACAAGACCGGGCTGGAAGACCTCGCGCGCGGCCTGCACGAGGCCGGCGTGGAGCTGGTCTCCACCGGGTCCACGGCCGGCCGGATCGCCGCCGCCGGCGTCCCCGTCACCAAGGTCGAGGAGCTGACCGGCTTCCCCGAGTGCCTGGACGGCCGGGTGAAGACCCTGCACCCGAGGGTGCACGCCGGCATCCTCGCCGACCTGCGCCTGGACAGCCACCGCGAGCAGCTCGCCGAGCTGGGCGTGGAGCCGTTCGACCTCGTCGTCGTCAACCTCTACCCCTTCCGCGAGACCGTCGCCTCCGGGGCGAGCGACGACGAGTGCGTGGAGCAGATCGACATCGGCGGTCCGTCGATGGTCCGCGCCGCGGCCAAGAACCACCCCTCCGTGGCCGTGGTCACCAGCCCCGAGCGGTACGCCGACGTGCTCGCGGCCGTGAAGGACGGCGGGTTCGACCTCGCCGCCCGCAAGCGCCTGGCCGCCGAGGCCTTCCGGCACACCGCCGCCTACGACGTGGCCGTGGCCTCCTGGTTCGCCTCCTCCTACGCGCCGGTCGACGAGTCGGGCTTCCCCGACTTCCTCGGCGCCACCTACGAGCGCAAGAACACCCTGCGTTACGGCGAGAACCCGCACCAGGGCGCCGCGCTGTACGTCGACGGCACGGGCGGCCTCGCCGAGGCCGAGCAGCTGCACGGCAAGGAGATGTCGTACAACAACTACACGGACACGGACGCCGCGCGCCGTGCCGCGTACGACCACGACGAGCCCTGCGTCGCGATCATCAAGCACGCCAACCCCTGCGGCATCGCGGTCGGTTCGGACGTCGCCGAGGCGCACCGCAAGGCGCACGCCTGCGACCCGGTCTCCGCGTACGGCGGTGTCATCGCCGTCAACCGGCCGGTCAGCAGGGAGATGGCCGAGCAGGTCGCGGAGATCTTCACCGAGGTCATCGTCGCCCCGGACTACGAGGAGGGGGCCCTGGAGGCCCTCACCAAGAAGAAGAACATCCGCGTTCTGAAGGCGCCGGGCGCGCCCTGCAACCGGGTCGAGGCCAAGCAGGTCGACGGCGGTGTGCTGCTGCAGGTCACCGACCGCCTCCAGGCCGACGGCGACGACCCGGCCAACTGGACGCTGGCCAGCGGCGAGGCGCTGAGCGAGGACGAGCTGAAGGAGCTGGCCTTCGCCTGGAAGGCGTGCCGGGCCGTCAAGTCCAACGCCATCCTGCTCGCCAAGGACGGCGCCTCGGTCGGCGTCGGCATGGGCCAGGTCAACCGCGTCGACTCCTGCAGGCTGGCCGTCGAGCGGGCGGGCGAGGAGCGCGCCCGGGGCTCGTACGCGGCCTCCGACGCCTTCTTCCCCTTCCCGGACGGCCCGGAGATCCTCATCGCCGCCGGTGTCCGGGCGATCGTCCAGCCGGGCGGTTCGATCCGTGACGAGCAGGTCGTCGAGGCCGCTCGGAAGGCCGGCGTGACCATGTACTTCACGGGCACCCGCCACTTCTTCCACTGA
- the purN gene encoding phosphoribosylglycinamide formyltransferase has protein sequence MAATPAGPAVKRLVVLVSGSGTNLQALLDEIERTGAEQYGARIVAVGADREGIEGLARAERAGLPTFVRKVKDYGSREAWDAALAEAVAGYEPDLVVSAGFMKIVGKEFLARFGGRFVNTHPALLPSFPGAHGVRDALAYGAKVTGCTVHFVDDGVDTGPIIAQGVVEVRDEDDESALHERIKEVERRLLVEVVGRLARNGYRIEGRKVVIQ, from the coding sequence GTGGCCGCCACCCCCGCTGGCCCAGCGGTCAAGCGCCTCGTCGTGCTGGTCTCCGGATCCGGCACCAACCTGCAGGCGCTCCTGGACGAGATCGAGCGCACCGGAGCCGAGCAGTACGGCGCCCGGATCGTCGCCGTAGGGGCCGACCGAGAGGGCATCGAGGGGCTCGCCCGCGCCGAGCGGGCCGGGCTGCCGACCTTCGTCCGCAAGGTCAAGGACTACGGCAGCAGGGAGGCGTGGGACGCCGCCCTCGCCGAGGCCGTGGCCGGGTACGAACCCGACCTCGTCGTCTCCGCCGGGTTCATGAAGATCGTGGGCAAGGAGTTCCTCGCGCGCTTCGGCGGGCGGTTCGTGAACACCCATCCCGCCCTGCTCCCCAGTTTTCCCGGAGCCCACGGCGTCCGCGACGCGCTCGCGTACGGCGCCAAGGTCACCGGCTGCACCGTCCACTTCGTCGACGACGGCGTCGACACCGGCCCGATCATCGCCCAGGGCGTGGTCGAGGTCCGGGACGAGGACGACGAGAGCGCGCTGCACGAGCGCATCAAGGAAGTCGAGCGAAGGCTGCTCGTCGAGGTCGTGGGGCGGCTCGCCCGCAACGGCTATCGCATTGAGGGACGAAAGGTAGTTATCCAGTGA